Genomic DNA from Ruminococcus sp. OA3:
AAATATCGGAAAGCTGAATACCGGCTGGATGCTTATGAATGGTAAATGGTATTATTTCCAGGCAGGCGGAGGGGCCGGAGAGCGTGGAAAGCTGTATACGGGCTGGCGGACGATCGGAGGCAAACGGTATTTTCTGAAGCGTACAGGAGCTTATGGAGTCAAAGGTGAAATGCTGACAGGGTGGCATGAGATTGATGGAACATATTGTTATTTTAATTCGAGCGGAGCATATATTCCAGACATGAAGCGGTTCAAAGTGGCGATCGATGCCGGTCACCAGAGAAGAGGGAATTCTGAGACGGAGCCCATCGGACCGGGAGCTGCTGAGAGAAAAGCGAAAGTTTCATCGGGAACATATGGTAACTGGTCGGGACTGAATGAATATGAGCTGAATCTGACTGTGGCAAAGAAACTGCAGACAGAATTAGAAAAACGCGGTTATGATGTTTATATGGTGAGGACAACCCATGATGTCAATATCAGTAATTCAGAGCGGGCGAAAATGGCGGCAAATGCGGGAGCTGATATTCTTGTAAGAGTCCATGCAAATGGTGATGAAAACAGCAGTGTATACGGTGCTCTGACGATGGCACCTTCCGGTTCAAACCGCTATCTGACCGGCAGCAATATCAAGGCTTCTCAGAATCTTTCCCAAAAAGTCATTGACAGCTTCTGTGAAGAGACCGGTGCGAAGAACAGAGGTGTTCTGTATGTTGATAATATGAGTGGCATCAACTGGAGTACGATTCCGGTCACTATCGTTGAGATGGGATTCATGAGCAACCGGTCTGAGGATCTGAATATGGCCAAGAGCTCTTATCAGGATAAGATGGTTAAGGGAATGGCAAACGGTATTGACCGTTATTTTTCGTAGGAGTAAAGGAAGGTTAGTGTATGTCACAGATAATATTGTTTGACCTGGATGGAACTTTGACAGACTCGGCAGAGGGGATCACGAAGTGCGTACAGTATGCACTCCGGCACTTTGGAATCGATGAACCCGACCTGGAAAAACTGAAACATTTTGTAGGTCCCCCGCTTCAGGAACAGTTCATGAAGGCGTATCATATGCCGGAGAGGCAGGCAGAAATCGCGGTGGCAGTTTACCGGGAGAGGTATGCCAAGATCGGAATGTATGAAAACAAACCGTATGAAGGGATCGAGGAAGTCCTGAAGATGCTCCGGGAGGAGAAAAAAATATTGGGTGTGGCATCCTCAAAACCAGAAATCTATGTAAACAAGATATTGGAGCATTTTCACATCGACACGTATTTTGATGTGGTGGCAGGTGCCAATATGGATGGTACCAGAACGGAAAAGGATGAGGTGATCGAGGAGGCACTGCTGAGGCTGGGCATGACCGACAAACGGGAGGACGTGCTGATGGTAGGCGACCGTTTTTACGATGTCGAAGGTGCGCTCAAATGCGGCGTGCAGTGCATCGGTGCCGGATACGGATATGGAAGCCCACATGAGCTGGAACTTGCAGGGGCAGTATACGTGGCGGATACAGTGGAAGATCTGAAGATTCTGTCAGAACGGTACAGGAATGCAGGGAAAGAGGAAACATTACCTGATACACAGGGGGAGACACATCAATATACTGCGGTACCGCGCAATGACAGTCTGCTGAAAAAGATATGGCAGGTCGTCTATCCCATGGGGCTTTATTATCTGATTACCTTTGTAGTCGCACAGGCGGGAGCTGTTATTCTTTACAGCTGGTATACCATGAAAAATGCAGCCTCCACAGTCGAGGAGATGCAGGCGCTTCTCATGCAGCACACTGTGCTGCTGAATGGAATTGCTGCACTTCTGGCGATTTTTCCGATGATGCTGTTGTATCAGAAAGACAAGAGGTTCAGGATTCGGGGAATCATAGGGAAAAAAGAAAATAATCACAGGCAGGTTCACAGCGGTACGTATGCGATGACGGTTCTGTTTGCGGTCACTGCAAGCCAGGTTTTAAACGATCTGATCAATTACAGCGGGCTTGCGGACCTGTTTCCGGCGTATCCCCAACTGCAGTCAGCTATCTTTGATGGACAGAGCATCATAGTACTTTGTATAACAGTCGGGTTTCTGGCACCTGTTGTGGAAGAGATACTGTTCCGTGGACTTGTGTTCAAACGACTGCAGGATTATACTGGGAATGGATGGGCAGTACTGATATCCGGACTGTTGTTTGGCATCTACCATGAAAATATGATACAGTTTGTCTATGCAGGACTGCTGGGCTTTGCATTTGCGATGCTGATGGTCAGAACAAATTCCTTAAAAGTAGTCATAACCGCACACGCGGCGGCAAATCTTTGGTCCCTGCTCGGAAAAAGTCTGGTGAATGCGCTGGCGGCGACTAATGTGATGGCATACAGTATTTTACTGGGGATATTCGTAATCCTTGCACTGTTCTCCGGTGTCTGTCTGTTGGGAGGGAAAAAAATCAGCAATAACAAAAAGAGGGCGTGACGGCAAAGAATATAAAGCTCAAACCTTATGGAAAATCTGGGGTTTGAGCTTTAATTGTATCTGAATAAATCAAAATACAATGTTATCGGCATGAAAAATCAGAAAAAAGGAAAGAAGATAAAGAGTTGATGAATAGACTGAAAATTTATAGAAAGTTTTTATTTACAGGAGAAAAAAAATGTAGTATAGTACTTACAGTGAAAACCTAATACATCATTAGTAATAACTCCATAGAACAAATACGAAAAGGAGAGATGGCTATGCAACGGATGATGGAAAATCAGTCCGGCCATGGTTTGTATGATGCCAGATTCGAGCATGACAACTGTGGAATCGGAGCGGTGGTGAACATTCACGGTGTGAAAACGCATAAAACCGTGGAGAATGCATTAAAAATTGTTGAAAATCTGGAACACAGAGCGGGCAAAGATGCCGAAGGAAAAACAGGAGACGGAGTAGGAATTCTGCTGCAGATATCGCACAGATTCTTCTCAAAAGCCTGTCATTCCATCGGCATCTTTTTACGTTCAGAAAGAGATTACGGAATCGGAATGTTTTTCTTCCCGCAGGATGAACTGAAACGCAACCAGGCGAAAAAGATGTTTGAGATCATCGTGGAAAAAGAGGGGATGAAGTTTCTCGGCTGGAGAATGGTACCGACAGTGCCGAAAGTTTTAGGGCATAAAGCGCTGGAATGCATGCCGTGCATTATGCAGGGATTTGTTGAACGCCCGGAATACGTGGAGAAAGGCCTGGAGTTCGACCGCAAATTATATATCGTACGGAGAATTTTTGAACAGAGCAATGATAATACGTACGTGTCATCCCTGTCGAGCCGCACGATTGCCTACAAGGGTATGTTTCTGGTCGGACAGCTGAGGACGTTCTTCGAGGATCTGCAGAATCCTGATTATGAATCAGCGATCGCCATGGTACATTCCCGTTTCAGTACCAATACAAATCCAAGCTGGGAGAGGGCGCACCCCTACCGTGTCATCGTACATAACGGAGAAATCAATACCATCCGCGGTAACGCAGATAAGATGCTTGCCCGTGAGGAGACAATGGATAACGGGGCACTGCAGCATGAACTGCACAAGGTGCTTCCGGTGATCAATTCGGAAGGCTCTGATTCCGCGATGCTGGACAATACACTGGAATTTCTGGTGATGAGCGGTATGCCGCTTCCGCTGGCAGTGATGATCCTGATTCCGGAGCCATGGCAGAATAACCGGACGATGACACAGGATAAAAAGGATTTTTATCATTACTATGCGACGATGATGGAGCCGTGGGACGGTCCGGCATCGATACTGTTTACAGACGGTGATATCATGGGGGCAGTACTTGACCGCAACGGATTGCGTCCGTCCAGGTATTATATCACAGATGACGGATATATGATCCTGTCATCCGAGGTTGGTGTCCTGGATATCCCGGCATCCCAGGTTGTGCAAAAGGAGCGTCTGCACCCCGGTAAAATGCTGATGGTTGATACGGTAAACGGGAAGGTGGTATCCGATGATGAGTTGAAAGAATACTATGCTTCCAGGCAGCCTTATGGAGAATGGCTGGACAGTAACCTGATCACTTTAAAGGAGTTGAAAATTCCTAATAAACGGGTGGAGAGCTACAAGGAGGAGGAACGGGCACGGCTTCTGAAGGCCTTCGGGTACACGTATGAAGAGTACCGGACATCAATTTTAAATATGGCTAAAAATGGGAGTGAAGGTATCGGCGCCATGGGCATTGATTCCCCGATTCCGGTTCTGGATCAGGGCCATCAGCCACTGTTCAACTATTTTAAACAGATGTTTGCCCAGGTGACGAATCCGCCGATCGATGCGATAAGGGAAGAAATCGTGACCTCAACGACGGTATACGTCGGCGAGGACGGTAATCTGCTGGAAGAAAAACCGGATAACTGCAAAGTGCTTCAGGTGAATAATCCGATCCTGACGAATACGGATCTGATGAAGATTAAGAACATGAACGCCGGGAATTTTAAGGTTCAGATCGTACCGATCCTGTATTACAAAAACACCGATCTGAAAAAAGCGCTGGACCGCCTGTTTGTAGAGGTTGACCGTGCTCACCGGGATGGCGCCAACATCCTGATACTGTCTGACCGCGGAGTGGATGAAAACCATGCTGCCATCCCTTCGCTGCTTGCGGTGTCTGCGGTACATCAGCATCTGGTAAAAACAAAGAAAAGAACTTCGCTGGCAATGATACTGGAATCCGCAGAGCCGCGTGAAGTACATCATTTTGCCACGCTGCTCGGATACGGTGCATGTGCGGTCAACCCGTATCTGGCACAGGATACGATCGGACAGCTCATTGACAGCGGTATGCTCGACAAAGACTATTATGCAGCTGTCAGTGATTACAACGATGCGGTTCTCCATGGGATCGTAAAGATTGCGTCCAAGATGGGAATCTCGACCATTCAGTCATATCAGGGAGCACAGATCTTTGAGGCAATTGGTATTGATAAGAGCGTGATCGATGAATACTTTACGAATACTGTCAGCCGGATTGGCGGGATCACGCTGGAGGACATTGCGCGAGAGAACGATGAATTGCATTCGGCTGCATTCGATCCACTGGGTCTGGAAACAGATCTGACACTGAACAGTGTCGGACGCCATAAGATGAGAAGCGGGGGAGAAAAACATCTGTACAATCCGCAGACAATCCATCTGCTTCAGGAGTCAACGAAACGCGGTGATTATGGAATGTTTAAAGAGTATACATCACTTGTAAATTCGGAGCACCGGGAAGGGACGCTGAGAGATCTGCTGACATTTAATTTTCCAAAACAGGGAGTTCCGATCGCGGAAGTCGAAAGCGTGGATTCGATCGTGACACGGTTTAAGACGGGTGCGATGTCTTATGGCTCTATTTCCAAGGAGGCACATGAGACATTGGCGATCGCCATGAATACGCTGCATGGAAAATCCAACAGCGGAGAGGGCGGAGAGGACTATGACCGTCTGACTGTCGGTAAGGACGGACTGAACAAATGCTCAGCGATCAAACAGGTGGCATCCGGACGATTCGGTGTTACTTCCAGATACCTGGTAAGTGCACAGGAGATACAGATAAAGATGGCACAGGGCGCAAAGCCGGGAGAAGGCGGACATCTGCCGGGCGGAAAAGTATATCCCTGGATTGCAAAAACAAGGCATTCAACACCGGGCGTCAGTCTGATCTCTCCGCCGCCCCATCATGATATCTATTCCATCGAGGACCTTGCACAGTTGATCTATGACTGTAAAAATGCGAATAAGAATGCAAGGATTTCGGTGAAGTTGGTGTCAGAAGCGGGAGTGGGAACCGTAGCGGCAGGTGTTGCAAAAGCCGGTGCACAGGTCATACTGATCTCTGGGTATGACGGAGGAACCGGTGCGGCTCCGCGAAGTTCCATTCACAATGCAGGTCTTCCATGGGAACTGGGACTGTCTGAAACACATCAGACCCTGATCATGAACGGTCTGCGCAATAAAGTGCGCATAGAAACGGACGGCAAACTGATGAGCGGCCGTGACGTGGCGATTGCAGCCATGCTGGGTGCCGAAGAATTTGGTTTTGCGACGGCGCCGCTTGTGACTATGGGATGTGTCATGATGCGTGTCTGTAATCTGGATACCTGTCCGGTGGGTGTGGCGACGCAGAACCCGGAACTCAGGAAACGGTTCAGGGGAAAACCGGAATATGTCATTAATTTTATGCGCTTCATTGCAGAGGAACTGAGAGAATACATGGCAGAATTCGGGGTCAGAACAGTAGATGAACTCATCGGAAGAAGTGATTTCCTTCGAATGAAACAGGAGTATGACGGAATCAAGGCATCCAAAGTGGATCTGTCGCGTGTATTAAATAATCCGTATGCGAAGGCGGGGGATAAAGTGACGTTTGATCCGAAGCAGATATATGATTTTGAACTGGAGAAAACGGCTGATGAGAGAATCCTTCTGAAAAAACTTGGATCGGCGATCGAGAGCGGACAGCCGAGGAGTATCGAGGTGGATGTTACCAATACAAACCGCACATTCGGGACGATCCTCGGCTCAGAGATCACCAGGAAGTTCGGAGAAAATCTGAAAGATGATACGTATATCGTAAAATGCAGCGGTGCCGGAGGACAGAGCTTCGGAGCGTTTATTCCAAAGGGACTGACGCTGGAGCTTGTCGGGGACAGCAATGATTATTTTGGAAAGGGACTTTCCGGAGGAAAACTGATCGTCTATCCGCCGACGGGAGTAAAGTTTAAGCAGGACGAAAATATCATCATCGGAAACGTTGCACTTTACGGGGCAACCAGCGGAAAGGCATTTATAAACGGCGTAGCAGGAGAACGTTTCTGTGTCCGCAATTCAGGAGCTGTTGCGGTGGTGGAAGGCGTCGGTGATCACGGATGCGAATACATGACGGGCGGCCGCGTGGTTGTCCTGGGACAGATCGGAAAGAACTTTGCAGCCGGAATGAGCGGGGGCGTGGCATATGTCCTCGATGATAATAATGATCTGTATACAAAGATCAACAAGTCCATGGTATCCATCGAACGTATCAGTTCCAAATATGATGTTCAGGAACTCAAAGAAATGATTCAGGAGCATGTGGCAAGTACGAACTCCGTCAAAGGAAAACTGATTCTGGAGAACTTCAAAGATTATCTTCCGAAGTTTAAGAAAATCATCCCACACGATTATCAGAAGATGCTGAATGCGGTGGTACAGATGGAAGAAAAAGGTTTGAGCTCAAACCAGGCGCAGATTGAAGCATTTTATGCGACTACGAGAGGATAGGAGGGAGAATAATGGGAAAAGCAACAGGATTTTTAGAATATGAGAGAGAAGTCAGTGTCTCTGAAAAGCCAAAATCCAGGATCAGGCATTTCCGGGAATTTAAAGTCCATCTTCCTCTGAAAGAACAGCAGCTGCAGGGGGCGAGATGCATGGCCTGCGGTGTGCCGTTCTGTCAGTCCGGCATGATGCTAGGCGGGATGGCGTCGGGCTGTCCCCTGCACAATCTGATCCCGGA
This window encodes:
- a CDS encoding HAD hydrolase-like protein, with translation MSQIILFDLDGTLTDSAEGITKCVQYALRHFGIDEPDLEKLKHFVGPPLQEQFMKAYHMPERQAEIAVAVYRERYAKIGMYENKPYEGIEEVLKMLREEKKILGVASSKPEIYVNKILEHFHIDTYFDVVAGANMDGTRTEKDEVIEEALLRLGMTDKREDVLMVGDRFYDVEGALKCGVQCIGAGYGYGSPHELELAGAVYVADTVEDLKILSERYRNAGKEETLPDTQGETHQYTAVPRNDSLLKKIWQVVYPMGLYYLITFVVAQAGAVILYSWYTMKNAASTVEEMQALLMQHTVLLNGIAALLAIFPMMLLYQKDKRFRIRGIIGKKENNHRQVHSGTYAMTVLFAVTASQVLNDLINYSGLADLFPAYPQLQSAIFDGQSIIVLCITVGFLAPVVEEILFRGLVFKRLQDYTGNGWAVLISGLLFGIYHENMIQFVYAGLLGFAFAMLMVRTNSLKVVITAHAAANLWSLLGKSLVNALAATNVMAYSILLGIFVILALFSGVCLLGGKKISNNKKRA
- the gltB gene encoding glutamate synthase large subunit, with the translated sequence MQRMMENQSGHGLYDARFEHDNCGIGAVVNIHGVKTHKTVENALKIVENLEHRAGKDAEGKTGDGVGILLQISHRFFSKACHSIGIFLRSERDYGIGMFFFPQDELKRNQAKKMFEIIVEKEGMKFLGWRMVPTVPKVLGHKALECMPCIMQGFVERPEYVEKGLEFDRKLYIVRRIFEQSNDNTYVSSLSSRTIAYKGMFLVGQLRTFFEDLQNPDYESAIAMVHSRFSTNTNPSWERAHPYRVIVHNGEINTIRGNADKMLAREETMDNGALQHELHKVLPVINSEGSDSAMLDNTLEFLVMSGMPLPLAVMILIPEPWQNNRTMTQDKKDFYHYYATMMEPWDGPASILFTDGDIMGAVLDRNGLRPSRYYITDDGYMILSSEVGVLDIPASQVVQKERLHPGKMLMVDTVNGKVVSDDELKEYYASRQPYGEWLDSNLITLKELKIPNKRVESYKEEERARLLKAFGYTYEEYRTSILNMAKNGSEGIGAMGIDSPIPVLDQGHQPLFNYFKQMFAQVTNPPIDAIREEIVTSTTVYVGEDGNLLEEKPDNCKVLQVNNPILTNTDLMKIKNMNAGNFKVQIVPILYYKNTDLKKALDRLFVEVDRAHRDGANILILSDRGVDENHAAIPSLLAVSAVHQHLVKTKKRTSLAMILESAEPREVHHFATLLGYGACAVNPYLAQDTIGQLIDSGMLDKDYYAAVSDYNDAVLHGIVKIASKMGISTIQSYQGAQIFEAIGIDKSVIDEYFTNTVSRIGGITLEDIARENDELHSAAFDPLGLETDLTLNSVGRHKMRSGGEKHLYNPQTIHLLQESTKRGDYGMFKEYTSLVNSEHREGTLRDLLTFNFPKQGVPIAEVESVDSIVTRFKTGAMSYGSISKEAHETLAIAMNTLHGKSNSGEGGEDYDRLTVGKDGLNKCSAIKQVASGRFGVTSRYLVSAQEIQIKMAQGAKPGEGGHLPGGKVYPWIAKTRHSTPGVSLISPPPHHDIYSIEDLAQLIYDCKNANKNARISVKLVSEAGVGTVAAGVAKAGAQVILISGYDGGTGAAPRSSIHNAGLPWELGLSETHQTLIMNGLRNKVRIETDGKLMSGRDVAIAAMLGAEEFGFATAPLVTMGCVMMRVCNLDTCPVGVATQNPELRKRFRGKPEYVINFMRFIAEELREYMAEFGVRTVDELIGRSDFLRMKQEYDGIKASKVDLSRVLNNPYAKAGDKVTFDPKQIYDFELEKTADERILLKKLGSAIESGQPRSIEVDVTNTNRTFGTILGSEITRKFGENLKDDTYIVKCSGAGGQSFGAFIPKGLTLELVGDSNDYFGKGLSGGKLIVYPPTGVKFKQDENIIIGNVALYGATSGKAFINGVAGERFCVRNSGAVAVVEGVGDHGCEYMTGGRVVVLGQIGKNFAAGMSGGVAYVLDDNNDLYTKINKSMVSIERISSKYDVQELKEMIQEHVASTNSVKGKLILENFKDYLPKFKKIIPHDYQKMLNAVVQMEEKGLSSNQAQIEAFYATTRG